DNA from Kwoniella dejecticola CBS 10117 chromosome 1, complete sequence:
TCGAGTCGAATCAAATCTACATGGGAACAGCATTGTACAGTACTGCACTCGAGTACTGTATTTGTGGCAGTGGCAGATTGAGGCAAGAGGGCTGATGGAGATTTGCATGGTATGGCGATAGGTCACGATCCTCCCCGACCAGAAATCCGGTTTCTTGACATACGAAACCAAGATGCAATCGGACTTGGCGATGAAGTGTATGCAGGGATTCAAGATTCGAGATGTTTGTCTTCGAATCAATTACGCTACGCATCGTTGTGAGtaatctccttctcagccatgCGGTGCTTCGCAAAGAGGCAAAGACGATTGAATATGAGCTGATCTGCGCTTTTGAAAAATAGCGCCCAATCTACGGgtcctttcatcctcgacgGACGAGTGGCACCCCCGTATCGACTTTATGAACCTTCCTATTGGAGATTCGACTCGCCCTTCGAATCTTGCTAAGATTCGAGCTACGGCTCCCGTGTTCATACCCAGAGCAGGGATTACGTCCACAGGGACCAGCAATAGCAACAGCAATAGCGCTACTTATAGCAATAGCAACAGGCACAGCAGTATCGATAGCAGTACTAGCAACAATACCAACAGCAGTACTGGTAATAACGATACTTACAGCAGCGGTGATTGTTTCAGCAAAATCGCCTATCGAAATAGTGCAATCTGTAACCGAGCTAACGGACGATCACTCGTATCGAAGGATAGGAATCAAGACGCCACAGCAGGGCGCGACGCTGCGAAATCCCGCGATGGGCCCAAATACCCCATGTCCGCTGGTATTGGAATCAACAAGTTCTCGATTGGCAAGAACTTCGGTaatgtcaacatcgacatccagAGGAACATGAACCAATTCAGCGATTTAGAGAGGATCAACGAATCCTTACCCCGAACTCAGCCTCAGCgacagcgacagcgacaCCCCCAGCTACAACAACAGTCGCACAAGTCATCCTTGTCTCCTGAAGCAATTACGAGATGGTCAAAACCACCATCCCTCTATACTACCATTGCTTGCCCCTGGGCAGATCCCCATCCCGTTTCTCAAGTCCGAACCAGCCAAAGAAAAGAATTGGCCCGAGTCGGTATTCTCCCTTCGAACTCGAATAACACCACAACAGAGGAGAACATGAATCCGCCCGAGGGATTCAGACCGAAATGTACGATCAGACCACCACCTTCGGTTGTGGCCAGAGATCAATGATTCAATGGGTCATTTATCGTGTATCAAGGTCATTGAATGCGGACGTAGATATTGATAACAACCAAAATTATTAACCCACAAAAAAAGTTTAAAAGtgaaaaagcaaaaaagTACAAAAGGAAAAACCCATaaaaaggagaaggcaaACATAGACGATCGAGTCGTATACGATACATCCTTTTAATTGATGATATTCGTTATTCATAATTGTATGCATTATTAGTTTTGGGTTTCGGATTTTGACTATACCAAACCAAAGTAAACTAAGTTAAACGGTTATGGCAGCCGTCAATCTACTTAACCCTCGTTTGATCTCATTCGGATTCCCCCCACTCAGGCTCTTAAGCTCCATATACAGATTATCCGATCGGTTCGCCGatgtctttcctttcctgACTAATAGCTCATACAACCCTGAAACTTCCTTATCGGACATGTTGAACGGTATCTCTCTTTTCTTCAGGCCGGACGAAGCGTGTAGAGAATGGTATGGATCGAGTTGGGTGTACGGCGTTATAGGTTGAGATGTGGCTAGTTTGAGTCCGGAGATGAGTGAAGGCGATAGAGGGTTCTTAGGGTCTGATAGTGATAATGCGCTCAGAACAGTTCCTTTTGCCTGATaaacaagaagatgaggacaaCGACATGTAAGCTACATTGGCAACGCAGACACGGGGCATGAAGTGAAGATTATGACCAATGACTCACGAATGATCTTCTGCCTGAGATGAAATCTAGAGCGAGTCTAGGTGTGGAGAGGTGATATGGTTCGATCGGTTGGTATTCCGGTGTTCGGTATTGAGAAGTGGTGAACAGCGTCTGCGTTTCGTCTATAGCCCACAAGACAGGGAATCTGGGTTGATTTGGACGATCAGGTCAGGCACTGCACTTTCCGCGGCAAAGAGTGGGCTGATGACGAAGCCGACTCACTGTGTCTGCTTTTCCAGGACTGCCATGACAGAATCCAAGGCCTTGACAGCTATCCGGTCATCTTTACTACCATTTGCCACCAATTCACTGAGTTTCGATCCCTTGGTCGCTGTCTTGCCTTGGGCTAGCTCAATATCCGAGGTTAATTTGATCGCATCTAAGTTATCTTTGTTGACAGCTAACAACGTCGACAAGATCTTTTGGGCAGATTGCCATTGGCTGAACAGCTGAGTCAGAGGATCGTATATGAAATGCGAAGATGAATTTGTCCACTCGGTAGCTAAGCATTCTTGTCAGCTCCCGTCCTGTGAATCGACATCTAGGCCATAAGCTGACCTTTCGGATTGAATAGTACTATCCATCCGCTCTCCATGGCATATGCTACGGTTTGTAGCAATAACATGGACTTTCCACTCCCTCTTTCGCCAGCTTCAAGTACGCAGGTGATTCGTCAGCTGAATGACCCTCCGAGATTGGATGTCGCCATGGCTCACTAAGGACATATCGAGAATCTTTGCTTGATTTCCCCTTGTTCGCATCCAACTGACGAGCTAGATCTATAGTGGACTGTCGGATGACACTAGCTGGGCCACCATTCGACGACAGCTGCGTATGTCAGAGGTGTCAGCTTGCCGACTGTCTCCCATCTTCAAGCTGACCGCTACTCGGACTGACCTCTtgctcgaccttcttcgacAGACTGAAAGCCCTCAATTTGTCGAATGTAGCCTTAGGAAAGGTCGTTGGTTTGCCCACATTGTCGGACTTGAAATTGCCCTATATATTGCCATCATGTATCTCATAAGCTCGTCCGCTGGGTACGCAGCGAATAAAGGAATGACAGGCAAGCTCACAGGTTGCAGTCTCGGGAGATCTGATAGGTCTGGCGGTTGACCTGCCATGGAGAATTTCAGAGCTACCGTCGATTGCCCACTTCCTCCACTACCTCCCGGCGAGACTTCTTTTTTCTTCTGATTGAATCCCTGCTTAGCATTTTTCGAAGTAGCTCCGGCTATTCAACAATTTCGTCAGCACACATGCCATACCGCAATAAGTTAGAGACGGCAGGTCATATTCACCCTTTTTAGGCTTGGCTACTGCTGAGACTGGTGCCGAGGTTGATATACCCCTTGACAAAGGCGTGGATGAGAATCGGATGATAGGTCGCATGTTGGTCTGACGGGCTGTGATGTGTCGATAAATCCTGTCAGTAAGCCCAGTCTAATGAAGAATTCGGATCTCGCTTTGAGCTATACGTTCCGTTCGAGATGCAgcagcaggagaagatggtTGTAATGACTTTTCGAATGGTCGGGCCAGTTGATGATCTGGGATAAAAGCGAAAGAAATAACGATAAAATAATAAAAAGTTGACTTCTTGACGCTGATTTTGAAGTCCACCTTGAGGTCACCGGTCCACAATTTAGTCACTGTCTATATTCATTTATCCATTCATCGTTGCTCAGAAGGAAAAGACAGATTCCACTTACATACACAGCATCAAACTAGCTATGGGACCTACGAAACCGTCGAAAAGGGCGCCAAAGCCATACGAACGACCCCCAAACGCAGCCTCAGCCTtagcctcagcctcagctaaaggtaaagggaaagCAAAAGCATCTTCGACAGAAATAAACATCGGAGCACCTTCTACTCTCGGTCAATCCTCTCGAAAAGGCAAGAAGGCATGGAGGAAGAATATCGATATACGCGATACGGAGGAGGCACTGGAAAAGgcaagagaggaggaaagggtTACCGGGTCAGTCCTTTTTACTTCCTCTTGGCTTTATTTTACGTTTGATCACCCAAGGCTGATGTTTTATTTGGGGGGGTATTGTAGTGGACCGATAGCGCAGAAATCGAATAATGACTTATTCACGATCGACGTGACTGGTGATattgagggtgagtcttgaTCTTACAACCAGCCAGCTTCAGCTGTCGCTGGGGAGTCATATGAGCTGAGCTAAGCTGAACTGGGAAATTATGTTGCAGTCGGCAAAAGAGCAAGGAGAGCACACAAGCCATTACGATCCCTTGCAATACTCAACGAACGCTCAGCCGTACCATCCCTCACTTCgaaaccttcttcctcttcgtcttcatcgtcgaacAAGAAACATAAGACTCACATTTCGTCTGCCGAGAAAGAACGTCTGCGCAGGATCGCGCGAAAAAGCACGACTCATCCGGACGagatcacttcttccgcCGATATGCGGGTAGTCGACCCGAGCCAAAGTCGGGACGTGtggacggaggaagaacaggaagagcaagtcaaagtcaaaggtgGTTTCGGTGAAGAGACAATAATCAAGAAACAAATCAAAGTGCCTGTCACCCTTCAAAAGCAGAGGGACATCTTCCTGAATTCCCAAGTTGAGAACGGTATCCATCTTGAGATCCCCAGTGGGGGAGTATCTTACAACCCGACTCTGGAAAGCCATCAGCAGCTGATCAATGAGGCGTTGAACGAAGAGCAAGAACTCCtaagaagggaggaagaagctgcgaAGCGCGTAGAAGAGCTTGGAGGGGTCGTAGAAGCTAGAAGGGATAATTGGAAACCATCAGAATTTGCTGAGGGCATGCAAGTTGGTCCGGGAGAAGTGGAGGGCGAATCctcggatgacgaagaggaagagggaggggaAGTGATAAGTAAGAAACCAAgtaagaggaagacgacTGCACAACGAAATAAAGCATTGAGAAATAAGCTGGCACAACAAGCGATAAAGGATGAACTGGCGAGAAATAAGTTGTTGAAGTCGGTAGGATCGGTAGCGAGCTATAAGaaggaagtggagaagaaattgaaagagcagaaagagaaggaagcgcAGGCTAAATTGCTGAAAGCGCAAAAGGAGAGAATGGGCCTgagggaaggagagaagatAGGGAAACATAAgttgaacaagaagagagtcGAGGTTCAACTGGGTGAAGATCTAGCGGAGAGTTTGAGgcaggtcaaggtgagtttgaatCGCGCGCAGTATCGAGTCGACTCTACCCTATCGGAGGAGTCTGATATGGATCAGACTGTCATGTCAACATGTtgctgatcttctcctttgcgTGAACGTCTACTCAGCCCGAAGGAAATCTGTTCAAAGATCGGTTCTTGGCTTTGCAAAAGAGAGCATTAATCGAACCTCGAGTACCCGTCTTGTGAGTGCAATTCTAGTTTTTCTTGCATTGTCTGCGATTAGCAATTGTAATCAGCGGACACGCAAGAAGTTGATGTCAACTGACTGACAACGATTGCCCGCGCTTTACAGACCCAAGAAACGAGTTACCAAATTCAAAGAATACGAGAAACATGCCTACAAGAGGTTCCACTAGGCTCATTTCAACTTATTCCCTATTGCATCGTGATCGTCATGCtctgtttctctttcttcttctgcattctTTCGCAGGCTGCATTTGGTCTTAGACGTTCTCTCAGTACTATCACGCATGTATGTACCATATCCGTTTGATGCATGATTTCAGCTTGAACAGAATCGCATCTCGCATCAAGATACGGATTGTCTCCATTTACCACTTACCACTTAGACAAGACAGCAGTTATTCTAATCAACGGTACtacatacacatatatatactGATACAAGCACGCAGATCTGCAGACATGATACGGAATGGAGCAAATTAAGTAGTCCTCTAGTCCTCCATTACTCGCACAACAAGACTCAATAATCGACTAATCAAGTCATCAAAAACTAAACTATGAGAGGAGATTATAAGTCAATGTAGTCAATTTTAACGCAAAACTCAAGTGCCATTCgtatctgtatttgtattcGAACCTGTACTcgttccatctccatctccaacacCCATAGCTCCAAGATTCGACAGATCCAAAGTACCCATATAATTCGGATCATTCAATTGACTTTCCCAACCATTCAACAGATCCTGCATCTCCTGAGAAAGCTCTATCCCCATCCCATCTCCTATCCCATTAAACAAATTTTCCATACTAAACTCCCCCAATCCATTGCCATTTCCTCCTGCATTGAAGTTCACATTGCTACCCCCATCAGACGGAGTAACATTTTCGaaggaagccaagaaagccgaaatatcaatttcttcttgttgCTGGATCCCTATAGCATTCCCATTTGTATTCGTGTTCGTATTCGCATCGATCGTATTCATTGCACTACCAAAActctgttgttgttgttgtaatTGTTGATTATCCAGAGCTGTAATCGGTATAGCGGGAGAAGTACCAAATATTGAATTTGCCCCGCTCCCGTTACCGCTATTACCATTTGAAGCGGGTGAAAACCCGAAGACTTCAGCTCCGAAATCGATGTTCTCGGATTTAGCTGAGTTCCGCGTACTTCGTCGAGGGCTCGGTGGGGGTGGTGCACCGTGACCTTTGGTCTTTTGTCTCTTCCGAGGAGATTCCGGTATCGTCGAATGAGTATGTGTAAGCGAgtggggatgaggatgatgagaatgactCGACAGTGTATGTGTTTCCTTATCCGAGTTGGAACGATTCAGGCGAGGGGAAGAACGTAGACCGGACGCGGGACCATCGGTGATTTCAGGTAGATGTTTACGCTTAGTATCGTGTTGGTTATGGTGAGATTGAGTATTTGAAGCTGATGGCGCTGTTGCTGTCGATGAAGAACCGGGCTTATAAGGTAGATGCCATAATTCAGGAGGACGCATTCGTTTGTGCTCGTTGAAGTATAGTCCACAATCTATGATAAAATATGTTTGTCAGCCATGAGTTTCGGAGGTTTCGAATTAACCATGGTATTTAATGCGGTGACTTACCGTCGCAGACCTTCCTCGGAGTTCCATCTTTCATTTTCTTGGTTCGCCAACAGCTACTAACGGTCGTTCCACAATTACAGCATCCGTCCGCTTGCATATTCCTCGTGATCCTTCCCGGGGTAGGCAAAGGGGCATTTGACGGAGTAGGTGTGGTGGCCTCTGGACTTCCTTCTTTATCATCTGACCCATCATTTCCTCCGCCATGGCCATGATGGTCATTCCCAGTCCCATTTCCATGTCCATTACCATTGTGGGCAgacttctttcctttctctaAGGCAATAGCAGTAGGCGAACGATTTATACCTGTTATACTTCTCAACGCAGTCAACGCATTCGAATTTGAAGGAACCGCTTTCAACAGATTTCGCAATACCGGGTTCGAAGCTAGATGCCTTGCTAGTTCAGGTGACATCATGCCGTCTGCACGAAGCAATGCGTGCAACTTCGACCTGGATGGAGTggatggaggaggagacTTCGGACGCGCTACCGGTGGCGGAGTGACTTCTCGATTCCgcgatggtccagcttgattAGACGATTCTGGCTTGGGAGGTGCGGATCCATTTCGAGGATGTGCGCCTGTCTGGGTCTGATTTGGGCGATCTCCcacggaggaagatgggCGACTGGATGGTATATTCGAGCTTGAGGGCAAGGCAGGTAAAGAGGATGGTGGcattgatgaggatgatgcgcggtgagaaagggatgaagatggtctggacgaagaaggtcCCGCTTGGTGTGCTGGAACAGGCGTAGGTTGAGCTAAGGGAAGAGGGGGGCGGACAGTCGCAGtggaagatgctgatgggCCGGCTTGTTGGGGCGTGGACGTGATATGTGGTGTGCGACCGCCTTCACTCTGGCTATGACTGTGAAAACGAGTGATACCATTTATCAGTGGACTCGATCTAGCCGGCGTACTTCCGCTTGGTCGGAcaggtgaagaagtggatgctgatgctggtaCAGTCGAAGTTGATGTGGATTTCCCTTTCGCCAGCATGTCTTCGAATTCTTTTCTATCTTGAAACTCGATTTTCCCATCGGGATTCAGCTGTCTAAGACTGATACCAACTTCCAATCCCCATCCTTTCCCATCTGaatcttcaccatcacctccattcccattaGCACCTGAGCTCGCCAGCGCCATGAGGCCTTCTAGTCCGCCTTCCGGTGCGAAATGGCTCGACGAGAATTCGTACTCCCTGACCAGtcttcctttgatcaatGTTTTCCCCTTTCCATTCTCCGATAATGCCCATGACAAGAAGCCTTTGCCCGTCCAGGACGAAGCAGCCGAGGAAGATtcagcaggagaagaagggaatgcTCGGGCAGTTGCAGGTCGGGTCACAGTAGGGTCGAGATTGTATACCGAGAAATCTAAAGATGTTGAATTAGGTATACACTCGGGGCTGTGAGGGAAGAGGAACTAACGTTAGCTTGTCTGGTCGATGACACGCCGTCGAGAGACCGACAAGCAATGCTTGAGATCGAGACAGATTCAAGAGTGGTATGAGCTAACCAACCTGGCAAAACATATACCCCTGGCGACACTCTTTAAGGTACAACTGCCCACCGGTCCTCCGCCTTCCGAGGTGTAAGGTGATCCCGGATGTATGTAAACATCTTGACGATCGTGCAGTACCGTCAAGAAGGATTGAGAGGAAGTATCGATACTGTATAAGACTTTGACTGGACGTTGGTCAATCGCGTAGGTGGGTTGATCACGTTGATCGTTGAAACAAGGAAATTTTGTTGACGcgtcaaagaaggaaagaaagtTTATTtacatcgtcagctcgacatcATTGCTGATACAGGACATCGTTGAGGGCAGTAAGACGGACTTACCTGGCAAAGAATGTATCTTGCCTGGCGAAGGAGGCATCTTCCACGGTGATGGGTGTGGGTTGATAGGCCTGATTATTAAGTGATAGTCAACAATGGATGTttgatgaatttgatttgatcaaaACATTGAGATTACTGGAATATTGGAATGTTTAATGTTCagggtgaggatgagtctcgaagacggaatcaaattcaacttAATGAACCATTAGGATTACGATGACCTCATGCTACTACGGCCAACTGATTACCGGTCAAAGTTAAAAGGAAGAGCATATCGTTGAGATGACTATACCTTGATAGATTGGAGAAGAAACCATCGACAAGTACATTTCACCTCCCTCACACGGTTGGCCGGTCTCGTGGATTTGTAGATCCGAGCTAGGATGACACCTGGACCACCTTACTTACGGCTGAAAACACCGAAATTCGCACATAACAACCTATCTTTCTCGCCTTACTTCGACCGTCGATTCGCCCTTGCCTCCGGGTCCAACTTCGGGTTAGTCGGTAATGGTAGATTACATATTATCGATCTGGACCCCAGTATACCTGGAGGACTGAGATGTGTGAAATACTTCGAGACGAGGGATGTCGTATTCGATGTAGCTTGGAACGAATCTCACGAGTGAGTCCATTCGATTTTCTGCCATTCTCTCTCTCTTGCTGAGTTTGTTCGTTATGAGCCACTATCAATGACTCCCTTTTGTCCCTCCCTGTTCCAGCTTCATGGCTgcttgatgagatgaaaCACTGACACCGCCCCCTACCCAAGCAAGGAATCAGATCGTCGCTGCTTGTGGAGATGGCTCGATTAAGATGTTCGACATCACCCTTGAGGTGAGCTCATTCTCTGCCTTCCCTTCTCTTATCGACGAGATCTCGAGAAAAGAACGCAACCGATCGCTGACGAGAGTGATGCTGGACCCACTGATAGGGATTACCGATACGGTCATGGCACGAACACTCCTCCGAGATAATGTCGATAGACTGGAACAATCTCCAGAAGGACACATTTGTCACTGCCTCATGGGACTCGACTATCAAAGTCGTAAGTTTATCGATCACTTCCTATCATCTCCCATGCACTACATCTTCACCGCCTCTCTTTACTTTGTCGTGAAATTCGCCCTTTTGGTGGATTGTACCTCATCTCATAATTACTGATACTGGTTGTCTACTGCTAAAACGTAGTGGACATCCTCAAGGCAGACTTCCTTACTCACTATTCACTCTCCCTCATCCACTCACTCACCCAATGACAATAACAAGACACAGATATACAACGCGTCATTCTCACCCCATTCACCCTGGCTACTAGCTTCATGCGGGAGTGATGGCTATATCAATTTATGCGATTtacgacaacaacaaaatcaacaacaacaacagagATCTGGTAATTCAAACACTATCAAACCTATCCTAAGTATCCCTGCTGGCGTTCCTCCTCTCTCTAATGCAAATGTAAATTCCAACCCGGATCCAAAACAAGTCATAGATATCTTGCATTGCGATTGGAACAAGTACGAACAGACTCTACTGGCCACTGCGAACAAGGACGGCACGGTGCGAACATACGATATCAGGCGGGGCCAGAACGAACGAGGCCAGATAGTGGGCAAGCATGAGCTGGCGTGTAGGAAGGTGCAGTGGAACCCGCATAAGAGGGATCAAGTAGCCAGTGTGGGATACGATATGGCTTGTAGAGTGTGAGTCGTTCTGgttctgcctctgcctctccCCTGGTGTCATCCAACACACACGcacagacgaagagagagaggatACACGAACTCCTTGATCCAGATGTATCAACTTGTTCTACTCAGAGGTCTTTGGGGTCGGCATGGAGGAAAGCTTGATTAGCATTTGATGGCTGAAAGCTGAAAGCTGACTGGATGATTCTTAGATGGAATacgaatccaccttcaccagctTACATCCATCAAGACCACACGGAATTCGCGATGGGTCTGGGTTGGTCGTTATTTGATCCTGGCTTGTTGGCTAGTGCAGCGTGGGACGAAGAGGTCCATCTGTACAGGGTATAACGAGTTAAAGGTGTAGATGGTTTAAGAGTCTGGATTGTCATATCCGATTCATCCTTGTTGTAATTATTTTTGTTGTATATTTCGCTTCCTTTGCGTTGCCCGTTTGCAGCATTACTGATGACGCCCATGCACCTATGCACTTATGCACTTATGCATTTTAAATTCGCTTGTCATCCATTAAATTGAAATATGATCGCTTGTACTATGCATACAATGCATACAATGACGGACTTTCACCGCCTGTCTCTGTCTCGATCCCTCCTATCATCCCTATACCTATCTGTCTCGCGATCCCAATCTCTCTCGCGATCCCTATCCCGCCTATCGTCCCTATTTCGCCTGTGCTTATCGGAATGACGATCCCGTCTATCgtctctatctctgtctctttctctgcttcgacttcgatctcgatgacGTCTAGGCGACCTacttttccttcttgttgacgttgttgattgatcaaaTACCATTCCATATCCTTCTGTACCCCTCGCATCCCTCGGTGCGGACGCCACgtatcgtctttcttctcgatcatccctATCTCGTGCTCTACCAgcacctcctccgccaccaccaccgccatACCCATTATCCCTTCCCCCACCTCCTCCcctacctctacctcctcttccacctctacctccacctcgtcccCTTCCGCCAGAGATAGCTTGATGCACACTCATCTTAGCTACACTCTGCGAGAAATCTACCCAAATCCTCCGATCGTCTACTAGCACATTCTGCATCTTGAAGTATGCCTAACGTCAAGTTCGACAGATCGAGGTTGAAGAATCAAGTGCCAGATGTCCAGATGTCAGCCAGCTGACTCCCAATCACGCTGAAACCTTGACCTCCTAGCGAGTTGAGTTGAcgcgactcacctgttcCGCAGATTCACGCTCATCAAACTCTATAAAAGCATATTGCAAACTATCCCCACTCTTCTTATCTCTGACAATCTCACAACTCAGAATCTTCCCGAATCGGGAGAAAATCAACTCTAGATCCTCGTCCGCCGTCACGGGGTTTAATTTACACACGAACAATATATTCTCGGGTGGTCTGACGGCCGCGAACGGTAAATCACCGATCATTTCTAACGTCAAGGCTGACGAGGCGGCGGCGGTGTTCCGTCGTttttcctcgatctcatcttcgggCACTTCCTCGTATATGTTCTCCGTGTCGCTTATTCGGATGGAAGAGAAGTTGTCCGGTGGGCGGAGGGGCGAATCtgggatggggatgaagtCTTCGGGATCTGGGAAGGGGTCCTCTATCCGCGCGAAGGAATGGAATTAGACATTAGTACTCTGAACTCTACTTGTGATCTCAAGCATTCACGAGTTCGCATCC
Protein-coding regions in this window:
- a CDS encoding peptidyl-prolyl cis-trans isomerase-like 4, with product MSVMLETSLGELVIDLEVDKCPRTCENFLKLCKIKYYALNAFFNVSKDFIAQTGDPTATGTGGESLSSYLYAQSQSISSSKRPPPPRYFQPEILNSLKHVSKGTVSMAVAPTNPPGCGSQFFLTLADNIEYLDGKHAVFGHVIEGLQTLDKINEAFLDKEGRPLQDIRIRHVEILEDPFPDPEDFIPIPDSPLRPPDNFSSIRISDTENIYEEVPEDEIEEKRRNTAAASSALTLEMIGDLPFAAVRPPENILFVCKLNPVTADEDLELIFSRFGKILSCEIVRDKKSGDSLQYAFIEFDERESAEQAYFKMQNVLVDDRRIWVDFSQSVAKMSVHQAISGGRGRGGGRGGRGGRGRGGGGGRDNGYGGGGGGGGAGRARDRDDREERRYVASAPRDARGTEGYGMVFDQSTTSTRRKSRSPRRHRDRSRSRERDRDRDDRRDRHSDKHRRNRDDRRDRDRERDWDRETDRYRDDRRDRDRDRR
- a CDS encoding mitochondrial 37S ribosomal protein mS29, with the translated sequence MRPIIRFSSTPLSRGISTSAPVSAVAKPKKAGATSKNAKQGFNQKKKEVSPGGSGGSGQSTVALKFSMAGQPPDLSDLPRLQPGNFKSDNVGKPTTFPKATFDKLRAFSLSKKVEQELSSNGGPASVIRQSTIDLARQLDANKGKSSKDSRYVLTGERGSGKSMLLLQTVAYAMESGWIVLFNPKATEWTNSSSHFIYDPLTQLFSQWQSAQKILSTLLAVNKDNLDAIKLTSDIELAQGKTATKGSKLSELVANGSKDDRIAVKALDSVMAVLEKQTQFPVLWAIDETQTLFTTSQYRTPEYQPIEPYHLSTPRLALDFISGRRSFAKGTVLSALSLSDPKNPLSPSLISGLKLATSQPITPYTQLDPYHSLHASSGLKKREIPFNMSDKEVSGLYELLVRKGKTSANRSDNLYMELKSLSGGNPNEIKRGLSRLTAAITV